Proteins encoded together in one Penicillium digitatum chromosome 1, complete sequence window:
- a CDS encoding Nuclear protein involved in pre-rRNA processing, putative yields MPADTRSHRDQTAPSKRKTRDGSEDVPPARKKVHRKADDQIQFEDYGSNGDAAKPKVTRKYKDKFAPKPEKEYPSINDLKKRIRDVKRLLNKIDLSADARILQERALAGYEQDLADETTRRERSSLIKKYHFVRFLDRKTATKELNRLTRREKEEDLDSKQKARLAAKIHTCRVNINYAIYYPLTEKYISIYPNGKPDATGPGSELQKQETKSNAAKPPLWSIVEKCMEEKTLDLLREGKLHINANGEKIQRSSSATNIVTDTKKDKSKVKDLQKETKAPTQKEKHASKDGKKSNKKEKPARSERVSKKHEASQSANAEDQDDSDGGFFE; encoded by the exons ATGCCTGCAGATACTCGAAGCCACCGCGATCAAACAGCTCCCTCAAAGAGGAAGACCAGGGATGGGTCAGAGGATGTTCCCCCGGCCCGCAAAAAGGTGCACCGCAAGGCAGATGACCAAATCCAATTCGAGGACTACGGCAGCAATGGCGATGCAGCAAAGCCCAAAGTGACCCGAAAATACAAAGACAAATTTGCCCCCAAACCCGAAAAGGAATACCCATCGATCAATGATCTCAAAAAGCGAATTCGCGATGTGAAGCGACTACTCAACAAAATAGACCTGTCTGCCGATGCTCGCATCTTGCAGGAACGTGCTCTCGCTGGATATGAGCAGGATCTTGCGGATGAAACAACACGCAGAGAACGGTCATCGTTGATCAAAAAATATCACTTTGTCCGATTCCTTG ACCGCAAAACTGCTACCAAGGAACTCAACCGACTTACTCGCCgcgagaaggaagaagatctGGATTCGAAACAAAAGGCTCGTCTTGCAGCAAAAATTCACACATGCCGCGTGAACATCAACTACGCGATCTATTATCCTCTCACCGAAAAATACATCTCAATCTACCCTAATGGAAAACCTGATGCAACAGGTCCAGGGTCTGAATTGCAAAAGCAGGAAACCAAATCCAACGCCGCCAAGCCCCCGTTGTGGTCTATCGTTGAGAAGTGCATGGAAGAAAAGACCCTGGACCTTCTTCGTGAAGGAAAGCTGCACATCAACGCcaatggagagaagatccAACGTTCGTCATCTGCCACAAATATAGTTACAGACACCAAGAAGGATAAGAGCAAGGTGAAAGATTTACAGAAAGAGACCAAGGCTCCTACCCAAAAGGAGAAGCATGCTTCCAAAGATGGCAAGAAGAGCAACAAGAAGGAGAAACCTGCACGCAGCGAGCGGGTCTCCAAGAAACACGAGGCATCACAATCAGCCAACGCAGAGGACCAAGATGATAGTGATGGTGGTTTCTTTGAGTAA
- a CDS encoding WD40/YVTN repeat-like-containing domain, which produces MDSAIRWSPTSSATEQRFLSVDVTGKSFRLCRVTGFDGKYLHHEVLSTLTNVPGFRAFDWSSSNENLIAVGQSSGEATILRLDGDTKESLSFPVRNQRYCNAVTFSTHGLVASGLDRVRNDFCLNIWDVNQRLSPTGGSRGFTEPLRKLASSEPITSIKFFRDQPDTIVTGVKGQFVRIYDLREGPGNPSLQFPTRCVHNLAIDWLDENYIASCIPSNESTICVWDRRVGSRLTSSSMGSSASALESSQTMPALELKNVFHPKSSIWSLRFSRTNRGSLSALSSSGHLKNYDIAKDFLPEEYRSSIDETLGQGSSRNYPESVYTKHVRDICVPFDNPTRGYNEKDRVVSFDSLNLSLSPQPSAIALDGHGRPQILTTRPPCAPIDLSSRSVLASGISSNESDVRSIHPLSEHISPISDLIRKIRTRVCSTSQKQGINSNGQHFVSNNLDSEPVPSHENRERAMALGVMGVPLTAQEALTLCTINQSRCKEGYLFDEAQNRKVASDDQALQDFWSWIERARTESSGTAMVVNGLDLNYLGVSNIWNHDICNGLEQRCISAKKVDAKAVADAVETLAIQLNIPETTGCDTAFPDHRRLCLRLCGATQSYHELEETVKTLSGEDQHTKAAALAVFQDEPKLAYLGLRSNNPTQAHKLLAMAIAGASKGETDTDWEETCAEIAKELTDPYARAILALVSKGDWNAVIKETTLPLKYRVEVALRWLPDEELTEYLNEATSQAICQGNIEGVVLTGLGHLAMGLFQSYIGKFNDVQTPVLAMSHTVPRLVSNPQHVVQFEAWRETYRRQMNSWKLQLERARFDVGSRRFAVTVDGRKLMPSPPQQVSLTCNYCTSPLTQHDASSQVSPSTKSAENVHPTAGNPLAPTAMTGTVCPRCGRHMPRCGVCTLWLGSPDPMSRASIAADAEADSRKPTETEVMRRFVVFCIHCNHGFHANHASDWFKRHKICPVAECNCICDR; this is translated from the exons ATGGACTCCGCCATTCGCTGGTCCCCGACCTCGTCGGCCACCGAACAACGCTTCCTGTCAGTCGACGTCACGGGAAAATCATTTCGTCTGTGTAGGGTGACTGGGTTTGACGGCAAGTATTTACACCATGAAGTGCTCTCCACCCTGACCAATGTGCCTGGTTTCCGCGCATTCGACTGGTCTAGTTCAAACGAGAACCTGATCGCAGTGGGCCAGTCGTCTGGCGAGGCTACCATCCTACGCCTCGATGGGGATACCAAGGAGTCTCTTTCATTCCCAGTCCGCAACCAACGGTACTGCAATGCAGTTACATTTAGCACTCACGGTCTTGTGGCATCGGGTCTAGATCGCGTTCGGAACGACTTTTGCCTGAACATTTGGGATGTCAACCAACGACTCAGTCCTACTGGTGGGAGTAGGGGATTTACTGAGCCTTTACGAAAACTCGCCAGCTCAGAGCCTATTACCAGTATCAAGTTCTTTCGAGACCAGCCTGATACGATCGTAACTGGTGTCAAAGGCCAGTTTGTTCGGATCTATGATCTAAGAG AGGGACCTGGGAATCCATCTTTGCAATTTCCCACTCGATGCGTCCATAATCTGGCCATTGATTGGCTTGATGAGAACTACATTGCGTCTTGTATTCCATCAAATGAAAGCACTATCTGCGTGTGGGATCGTCGTGTTGGATCTCGACTGACATCCTCGTCAATGGGCTCTTCTGCTAGTGCCCTAGAGTCAAGCCAAACAATGCCAGCTTTGGAACTCAAAAATGTCTTCCATCCGAAGTCCTCCATCTGGAGCTTGCGCTTCTCAAGGACGAACCGAGGCAGTCTCTCTGCGCTGTCCAGCAGCGGTCATTTAAAGAATTACGACATTGCCAAAGACTTCTTGCCGGAGGAGTATCGTTCTTCGATAGACGAGACTCTGGGTCAGGGATCTTCCAGAAATTACCCGGAATCGGTATACACTAAGCACGTGCGGGACATATGCGTACCATTTGATAATCCGACTCGTGGCTACAATGAAAAAGATCGTGTTGTTTCATTCGATTCCCTGAATCTTAGCTTGTCTCCTCAACCAAGTGCCATAGCACTCGACGGCCATGGACGGCCTCAGATTCTCACCACGCGACCCCCGTGTGCACCAATTGATCTATCTTCACGGAGTGTATTGGCGTCTGGTATCTCGTCAAATGAATCAGATGTGCGATCTATTCACCCACTGTCTGAGCATATTTCGCCTATCTCAGACCTGATCAGGAAAATCAGGACACGCGTCTGTTCAACCTCACAAAAGCAGGGGATAAATTCAAATGGCCAACACTTTGTGTCCAATAATCTTGATTCCGAGCCTGTCCCAAGCCATGAGAACCGGGAACGCGCCATGGCTCTTGGGGTGATGGGTGTTCCCCTTACCGCGCAAGAAGCGCTCACTCTATGTACAATCAACCAATCCCGGTGCAAGGAGGGTTATTTGTTTGATGAGGCTCAAAACCGAAAAGTAGCATCTGATGATCAAGCTCTCCAGGATTTCTGGAGCTGGATTGAAC GTGCTCGAACCGAGTCTTCTGGGACGGCAATGGTTGTCAATGGCTTGGATCTGAATTATTTAGGTGTGAGCAACATTTGGAATCATGACATTT GCAATGGTCTCGAACAACGTTGCATCAGCGCTAAGAAGGTTGATGCTAAAGCAGTCGCCGATGCAGTGGAGACTTTGGCAATTCAATTGAACATTCCCGAGACAACCGGTTGCGACACGGCTTTCCCCGATCATCGCCGACTCTGCCTTCGTCTTTGTGGTGCAACGCAATCTTACCATGAACTGGAGGAGACAGTGAAAACCTTATCTGGCGAAGACCAACATACTAAAGCTGCTGCACTGGCTGTCTTTCAAGATGAGCCTAAGCTGGCCTACCTTGGGCTTCGAAGCAATAACCCCACCCAAGCTCATAAATTGCTGGCCATGGCGATTGCCGGTGCCTCCAAGGGGGAAACTGACACAGACTGGGAGGAGACCTGTGCAGAAATTGCGAAGGAACTTACGGACCCATACGCACGGGCAATTCTAGCCCTTGTGAGCAAAGGCGACTGGAATGCAGTCATCAAGGAAACCACCCTACCTCTGAAGTATCGCGTAGAAGTCGCGCTACGCTGGCTTCCAGACGAAGAATTAACAGAGTATCTGAATGAAGCCACAAGCCAAGCTATTTGTCAAGGTAATATTGAAGGAGTGGTGCTCACGGGCTTGGGTCATTTGGCTATGGGTCTGTTCCAATCTTACATTGGGAAATTCAATGATGTCCAAACTCCGGTGCTAGCAATGAGCCATACTGTACCACGGCTCGTTAGCAACCCACAGCACGTTGTTCAGTTCGAGGCCTGGCGCGAGACCTACCGGCGACAGATGAACTCCTGGAAACTCCAACTTGAGCGAGCCCGATTCGACGTTGGCTCTCGTCGCTTTGCTGTCACTGTTGACGGCCGCAAGCTCATGCCGTCACCGCCGCAGCAAGTCAGCCTCACCTGTAACTACTGCACGAGTCCACTCACCCAGCACGACGCTTCCTCGCAGGTCTCTCCATCTACCAAGAGTGCCGAAAATGTTCATCCCACCGCCGGGAACCCACTGGCACCCACAGCCATGACAGGGACTGTGTGTCCGCGGTGCGGTCGACACATGCCGCGCTGTGGCGTCTGCACTTTGTGGTTGGGTTCGCCAGACCCCATGTCACGGGCCAGTATTGCCGCCGATGCGGAGGCAGATTCCCGCAAGCCTACGGAGACTGAGGTGATGCGGCGCTTCGTGGTGTTTTGTATCCATTGCAACCATGGCTTCCATGCAAATCATGCCAGTGACTGGTTTAAGCGGCATAAGATTTGCCCGGTAGCAGAGTGTAACTGCATCTGTGATCGGTGA
- a CDS encoding TRNA splicing 2' phosphotransferase 1: MDPPKNKEKRGRGQGQGQSRDVQVSKALSLLLRHAAEKEGLKMNVQGYASVTDVLNWRKLKSLKVTFPEILHAVESSDKKRFALLHIPSAQPTESTTQATTTPATALDAEHEAVTIVGETQPATSVLESAPATSEAQQTATDQALSVKDTDPSNFLIRATQGHSIKTVDAASFLEPLSLSEESKLPDTVVHGTFHATWPAILQSGGLRCMGRNHIHFATGPSLESVLLATHTEDAAWGTSTPDDSRVISGMRRDAQVLIYINVRKALKAGVPFWRSENGVILSEGIPVEESGQPKKGEAQKFVGLDFFDVVVERKVGLGKLWEHGEVLQELPETLTKKGNPKGRR, encoded by the exons ATGGATCCCCcaaaaaacaaagagaagCGGGGACGTGGCCAGGGGCAAGGCCAAAGTCGCGATGTCCAAGTCTCCAAAGCGTTAAGCTTACTTCTGCGACACGCTGCGGAGAAGGAAGGGCTGAAGATGAACGTCCAGGGTTATGCGAGCGTGACAGACGTG TTGAATTGGAGAAAACTCAAATCTCTAAAAGTGACCTTTCCCGAGATTCTCCACGCCGTCGAGTCCTCCGACAAAAAGCGCTTCGCCCTCCTCCACATTCCATCCGCACAACCTACCGAATCCACGACTCAagcaacaacaacaccagCAACAGCCCTCGATGCCGAGCACGAAGCTGTCACTATCGTGGGTGAAACCCAGCCTGCGACATCCGTCCTGGAATCCGCCCCCGCCACGAGCGAAGCCCAACAAACAGCCACCGACCAAGCATTATCCGTGAAAGATACCGACCCGTCGAACTTTTTGATTCGCGCGACACAAGGTCACAGCATCAAGACCGTAGATGCTGCCTCCTTTCTCGAGCCGCTTTCCTTGTCCGAGGAATCGAAACTACCCGACACTGTCGTCCACGGCACGTTCCACGCGACCTGGCCTGCGATTCTACAATCCGGTGGACTACGCTGTATGGGACGGAATCACATTCACTTCGCCACTGGTCCGTCACTAGAGTCAGTGCTGCTTGCTACTCATACTGAGGATGCCGCGTGGGGGACTTCAACGCCCGACGACTCCCGCGTGATTTCGGGTATGCGACGTGACGCGCAGGTTTTGATCTATATTAATGTGCGCAAAGCGCTAAAAGCTGGAGTCCCATTCTGGCGCAGTGAAAATGGGGTCATTCTCAGTGAGGGCATCCCTGTTGAGGAGAGTGGGCAACCGAAGAAAGGCGAGGCACAGAAGTTCGTCGGGCTGGACTTTTTCGATGTAGTGGTGGAGCGTAAGGTTGGGCTGGGTAAGCTCTGGGAGCACGGGGAGGTTCTGCAGGAACTTCCGGAGACTCTCACGAAGAAAGGGAATCCCAAGGGCCGGCGATGA
- a CDS encoding Catechol dioxygenase, putative, with translation MFSVRLSRILKTFAHTSLTDLHATMATHRFDPTFTDKVINAMGPKTTPRMRQLMAGLIKHMHDYAREEELTVEEWMAGVQMLNWAGQMSNDKRNEGQLVCDVLGLESLVDEITFTLAEEAQDAPTATAILGPFFRADTPYRQNGEIIVKTKPADAEMAFMHGRVVDFQTKKPLVGATVEVWQASTNGLYEQQDPEQVEFNLRGKFKTDEDGKYSFYCLRPTPYPVPNDGPAGKLLELMDRHPFRPAHIHIIATYDNYRPLTTQIFDRKDKYLDNDSVFAVKDSLVVDFVPRKDDPQAAIELKYDVKLVKFEASTNSA, from the exons ATGTTTTCGGTCAGAC TCTCGAGGATTTTGAAGACATTCGCACACACTTCTCTG ACTGATCTACACGCAACGATGGCAACGCACCGCTTCGATCCCACCTTCACggacaaagtcatcaatgCGATGGGTCCCAAGACCACCCCGCGCATGCGCCAGCTCATGGCCGGCCTCATCAAGCACATGCACGACTATGCGCGCGAGGAGGAGCTCACCGTCGAGGAGTGGATGGCCGGCGTGCAGATGCTCAATTGGGCCGGACAGATGAGCAACGACAAGCGGAACGAGGGGCAGCTAGTGTGCGATGTACTAGGACTGGAATC CCTCGTCGACGAAATCACCTTCACTCTCGCCGAAGAAGCGCAGGATGCACCCACAGCCACAGCCATCCTGGGCCCGTTCTTCCGCGCTGACACACCGTACCGCCAGAACGGcgagattatcgtcaagaCGAAACCTGCCGATGCTGAGATGGCCTTCATGCACGGTCGCGTGGTTGACTTCCAAACCAAGAAACCTCTCGTCGGGGCGACGGTTGAGGTGTGGCAGGCTTCTACGAACGGGTTGTACGAGCAGCAGGACCCTGAGCAGGTGGAGTTCAATCTGCGCGGCAAGTTCAAGACGGACGAGGATGGAAAGTACTCGTTTTACTGCCTGCGTCCGACGCCCTACCCCGTTCCTAACGATGGTCCTGCTGGCAAGCTTCTTGAGCTGATGGATCGGCACCCTTTCCGCCCTGCTCACATTCACATTATT GCTACCTACGATAACTACCGACCTTTGACCACGCAGATCTTCGACCGCAAGGACAAGTACCTTGACAACGACTCGGTGTTTGCTGTGAAGGACTCGCTCGTTGTGGACTTTGTGCCGCGCAAAGACGATCCTCAAGCTGCCATTGAACTTAAATACGATGTGAAACTGGTCAAGTTCGAGGCTAGTACCAATAGCGCATGA
- a CDS encoding Alpha/beta hydrolase, putative has protein sequence MPFVQANSHRLYYADSHPAGPPTPTGLTFIFIHGLGSSQNYYYPVIPHLTNLHRCITIDTYGAARSPYTNDTVTIPGIAEDVIGVLDSLHVPKAVVVGHSMGGLVVTELGARHPDRVQGVVAIGPTHPSDTLVTVMNKRSETVLEAGIEPMANTIPFGAVGSRSTPLHKAFIRELILGQDPKGYAALCRAIAAAKPADYAAVQAPFLLIAGEEDKSASMEGCQHIFDHVLSKQKSLEVLKGVGHWHCIEAADEVGELIATFANKVKA, from the exons ATGCCGTTCGTCCAAGCAAACAGCCACCGCCTCTACTATGCTGACTCCCACCCCGCCGGCCCTCCGACCCCAACTGGCCTGACCTTTATCTTCATCCACGGGCTGGGCTCCTCACAAAACTACTACTACCCAGTAATCCCGCACCTGACCAACCTCCACCGCTGCATCACAATCGATACATACGGCGCCGCCCGCTCCCCATACACCAATGACACCGTTACGATTCCCGGAATCGCAGAGGATGTCATCGGCGTGCTGGACTCACTGCATGTCCCCAAGGCCGTCGTAGTCGGCCATTCAATGGGTGGGCTCGTAGTGACAGAGCTGGGGGCACGGCATCCGGACCGCGTACAGGGCGTTGTAGCCATTGGGCCGACGCACCCGTCAGATACATTGGTGACGGTCATGAATAAGAGATCGGAGACTGTTCTTGAGG CTGGAATCGAGCCCATGGCAAATACCATCCCCTTTGGAGCTGTTGGCTCGCGCAGCACTCCGCTCCACAAGGCTTTCATCCGGGAGTTGATCCTGGGCCAGGATCCGAAGGGATATGCTGCGCTGTGCCGCGCTATCGCTGCCGCCAAGCCGGCGGATTATGCTGCTGTCCAGGCGCCTTTCCTGCTTATTGCGGGCGAGGAGGATAAGTCTGCTTCTATGGAGGGGTGCCAGCATATCTTTGACCATGTCTTGAGTAAGCAGAAGTCTCTCGAGGTATTGAAGGGGGTGGGACATTGGCATTGTATTGAGGCTGCTGATGAGGTGGGTGAGTTAATTGCCACGTTCGCGAACAAAGTGAAAGCCTGA
- a CDS encoding alpha/beta hydrolase has translation MPDEPRRIILEKSKTVKRRYQRSNQRFQFTASQIARLDREEEREKKAKKLREKEKKRIANKKRKAEQEAQAREERKRRGIPDPYAARVPSSQPLLSIFLGAAKRQSPAVPEPTLTTTEVESHENGVGSECGDTEAESDAFDDLDEELENDLSELHDIGLLEEGECHDIGAATRASFNDEDEFSDCSAFNDEEIMKKAEMAAPTRTTDEETMKPSLPKESPYLKAPPAVLTLESSFGESFQYDPADFLEAEAAIITQTNSSGTKDPHWRLLLEIPFETRRRIGLKKYSHTEAATLLTNSIKALLNDFI, from the exons ATGCCGGATGAGCCGCGTCGCATCATCTTGGAGAAATCCAAGACCGTTAAACGCCGGTACCAACGCAGCAACCAAAGATTCCAGTTCACCGCATCCCAGATTGCGCGGCTAGATCGCGAGGAGGAGCGTGAAAAAAAAGCGAAGAAGCTACgtgagaaggaaaagaaacgaaTCGCCAACAAGAAACGGAAAGCCGAACAAGAGGCGCAGGCCCGTGAGGAGCGGAAGCGTCGCGGCATCCCGGATCCCTATGCAGCACGCGTCCCATCGAGTCAGCCGCTGCTGTCAATTTTCCTAGGGGCTGCGAAGCGACAGTCCCCTGCGGTACCGGAGCCTACGCTTACAACTACGGAGGTCGAGTCACATGAAAACGGGGTGGGGAGCGAGTGTGGCGATACGGAAGCTGAATCGGATGCCTTTGACGACCTGGATGAGGAATTGGAAAATGACCTATCTGAGCTGCATGATATAGGATTACTGGAAGAGGGTGAATGTCATGATATTGGCGCCGCGACCCGGGCTTCATTcaatgatgaggatgaattCTCGGACTGCTCGGCGTTCAACGATGAAGAGATTATGAAGAAAGCCGAGATGGCTGCTCCCACGCGAACGACTGATGAAGAAACGATGAAACCGTCTCTACCTAAGGAATCACCCTACTTAAAAGCTCCCCCGGCTGTGCTCACACTAGAATCATCTTTTGGGGAATCTTTCCAGTACGACCCTGCCGATTTCCTTGAAGCTGAAGCAGCGATTATCACACAAACAAATAGTTCTGGAACGAAAG ACCCACATTGGCGTCTTCTTTTGGAGATTCCTTTCGAGACGAGACGGCGGATTGGATTGAAGAAGTATTCGCACACGGAAGCGGCGACCCTTTTGACGAACTCAATAAAAGCCCTTCTCAACGATTTCATTTGA
- a CDS encoding Aldehyde reductase, putative produces MAPVSLQSTYKLVSGYEIPVVGFGVYQTPSDITEKVTRKAIEVGYRHVDSAKIYGNELESAAAIRASGLDRSKIFYTSKVPSKSMGYEKAKKAIEESIAAADLGYIDLLLIHAPYGGKEDRLGTWRALVEAQKAGHVRSLGVSNFAIQHLEELEEYIKSGAGGQITVGQYEIHPWCPRDDIAEWLQKRNIIVEAYSPLVQATRMKEPVLQNLATKHGKTEAQILIRWSLQKGYVPLPKSVTDSRILENSQVFDFALSDEDMASLKLDKYEPVCWDPVRDCKI; encoded by the exons ATGGCTCCCGTTTCATTGCAGTCTACCTATAAGTTGGTCTCAGGCTACGAGATCCCCGTTGTTGGGTTTGGA GTTTACCAAAC TCCCTCTGATATCACCGAGAAAGTGACCCGCAAGGCCATCGAGGTCGGATACCGCCAT GTCGACAGCGCCAAAATCTATGGAAATGAACTTGAAAGTGCCGCCGCCATCCGCGCGTCTGGACTTGACCGCTCCAAGATCTTCTATACTAGCAAGGTGCCCTCGAAGTCCATGGGATACGAGAAGGCAAAGAAGGCCATTGAGGAAAGCATCGCTGCGGCAGACCTTGGCTACATTGACCT TTTGTTGATCCACGCACCCTACGGCGGCAAGGAGGACCGCCTCGGCACATGGCGCGCACTTGTGGAGGCTCAAAAGGCAGGCCACGTCCGCTCGCTGGGTGTGTCCAACTTTGCCATCCAGCACCTCGAGGAGTTGGAAGAGTACATCAAAAGCGGAGCGGGCGGACAGATCACCGTCGGTCAATACGAGATCCACCCGTGGTGCCCACGCGATGATATTGCGGAGTGGCTGCAGAAGCGCAACATCATTGTCGAAGCATACTCTCCCCTTGTGCAAGCGACCCGCATGAAGGAGCCAGTTCTGCAGAACCTGGCCACGAAGCACGGTAAGACCGAGGCTCAGATTTTGATCCGCTGGAGTTTGCAGAAGGGATATGTGCCCCTGCCTAAGTCGGTGACCGATTCTCGCATTCTGGAGAACTCGCAGGTCTTCGACTTCGCCCTCTCGGATGAGGACATGGCCAGCCTGAAGCTCGACAAGTACGAGCCCGTCTGCTGGGATCCCGTCCGTGACTGCAAGATCTAA